A window of Acidobacteriota bacterium genomic DNA:
ATTCAGGCCATGGGCCGGATCCGCCCGTCGCATTCCGGCCCGGAGGCGCGAAGATGCATGATTCCAGCCACGCCGGTAAGGCTACGGCGACGCGCAGCTCCGGAAAGCCGGACAGCCCGGACACCCGGAACTTTCAGCGGCGATGCCCATCGATGGCCAGTTCCAACAGGCGGTCGATCAACTCGGTAAAGTTGATTCCCGAGGCCTGCCATAAGCGCGGAAACATGGAGATCGGGGTGAACCCGGGAATCGTGTTCACCTCGTTGAGCACGATTTTCCCTGTCTCCCGCTCGAGCAGGAAGTCCACCCGCGCCATACCCCGCAAGTCGAGGGCGACGAAAGCCCGCGCGGCATAGCTGCGCAGCTCCCGCAGCACCTCGGCCGACAGGGGAGCGGGAATGATCAGCTTGGATTCGGCATCCTCGTACTTGGCGCGGTAGTCGTAAAACTCGCCGTGGGGCTCGATCTCCCCGGCCACGCTGACTTCGGGCACCCGATGGCCCAGCACGGCGACTTCGATTTCCCGGGGGCCGGGCACCGCGGCTTCCACCACGACCTTCGAATCCCAGCGGGTTGCGTTCCCGAGGGCATCGGCCAGCCCTTCGGGGCCCTCGACCTTCGAGATGCCCACGCTGGACCCCGCCCGGGCCGGCTTGACGAACAGGGGCCAGCCCAACTCTTCCACCGCCCGGGCCACGGCCTCCGTGTCCCGGACCTGCTCGCCGGAGAAGACCGCGTCACGCACCACCGGCAGGCCTTCGGCGGCCAGCATGCGACGGGCACGATCCTTGTCCATGGCCAGGGCCGAGCCGAGCACGCCCGCCCCCACGCAGGGAATCCCGGCCCAGGCGGTCAGCCCCTGGAGTTTGCCGTCTTCCCCGCCCCAACCATGAATCACGGGAAAGACCGCGTCGAGGGGCGGCGAGCAGGGCCGACCATCATCTTCGCGACGCAGACGACGGTCCTCCGGATGAGAGGGCAGGCGCACCCGCACGCCCCGCCCGGGTCCCGGATCCGCGGTGAGCATGTCCTCACCACCGGACCACGCCACTCCCCGGCGGTCCACCCGCACCAGGACAGGTTCCCACCGGGAGCGATCGAGATGTTTGAGAATGCCCCGGGCCGACACCAGGGAAACATCGTGCTCAGGGCTGCGCCCGCCGAAGAACAGGGCCACCACCCGTCTCATCCCACCACCTCCTCCGAACCGGCGGCCAGCTCCCGCTCCAGGCGGGCGATCAGCGCCGCGGGCCCCTGGACCCGCACATCCAGGCGGCCATCGACGGCCTCCCAGGCCAGGACCACCCCGCGACGAGAGAGTTCGGCGACGATGTCCTGGCGCGCCAGGGGCACGGCCAGGGTCAGGCTGACCTCGAGCCCCAGGAGGCGGTCCGCCAGGCGCTGAACGAGGGTCTCGACCCCCTCCCCCGTGCGGGCGGAGACGAAGGCCGCACCGGGCCAGCGGCGGCGCAGTTCCCTGACGACTGCCGGCTCGGCGGCATCCACCTTGTTGAAGACCAGCCACCGGGGCAGCTCCCCCAGCAGGCTGTCATCGAGGACGCGATCCACCGTGGCCAACTGCTCATCGAGCCGGGGGTGGGCCGCGTCGGCCACGTGAACCAACAGGTCCGCCTCCGCGGCCTCCTCGAAGGTGGAGCGGAAAGACGCGACCAGGTGATGGGGCAGCTTGCGGATCAGGCCCACGGTGTCTTTGAGCAACATCGCCCCACGACGCCCCAGCTCCACCCGCCGCACGGTGGGATCGAGGGTCGCGAAGAGTCGGTCCTCGACTTTCACGCCGGCGGCCACCACCGCGTTGAACAGCGACGACTTGCCCACGTTGGTGTAACCGACCAATGCCGCCTGGGGCAGACCGGTGCGCGACTGGCGTCGCACCTGGCGTCCCCGCAACAGGCGCTGGAGATCCCGGCGCAGGCGATCGATGCGGCGGCGGATCATCCGCCTGTCCAGTTCGATCTGCTTTTCGCCTTCGCCCTTGGTCCCCCCCGGGCCACCTCCCACCTGTCGCGAGAGGTGGGTCCAGCGGCCCGCCAGCCGGGGAAGCAGGTATTCGAGCTGGGCGATCTCCACCTGGGTCCGCGCCTCCCGGCTGCGGGCGTGTTCGGCGAAGATGTCGATGATCAATCCACCGCGATCCACCACCGGCAGGTCGAAAATCGCTTCGAGATTGCGGGACTGGGCCG
This region includes:
- a CDS encoding D-alanine--D-alanine ligase family protein, whose protein sequence is MRRVVALFFGGRSPEHDVSLVSARGILKHLDRSRWEPVLVRVDRRGVAWSGGEDMLTADPGPGRGVRVRLPSHPEDRRLRREDDGRPCSPPLDAVFPVIHGWGGEDGKLQGLTAWAGIPCVGAGVLGSALAMDKDRARRMLAAEGLPVVRDAVFSGEQVRDTEAVARAVEELGWPLFVKPARAGSSVGISKVEGPEGLADALGNATRWDSKVVVEAAVPGPREIEVAVLGHRVPEVSVAGEIEPHGEFYDYRAKYEDAESKLIIPAPLSAEVLRELRSYAARAFVALDLRGMARVDFLLERETGKIVLNEVNTIPGFTPISMFPRLWQASGINFTELIDRLLELAIDGHRR
- the hflX gene encoding GTPase HflX, translated to MSKPSASPERGRAYLVGVVQGGGGAAREVEQHLDELERLADTASFVTVGRALLPRRQIHPATFIGRGQAEDVAVMARGLGAGLVIVDEDLSPAQSRNLEAIFDLPVVDRGGLIIDIFAEHARSREARTQVEIAQLEYLLPRLAGRWTHLSRQVGGGPGGTKGEGEKQIELDRRMIRRRIDRLRRDLQRLLRGRQVRRQSRTGLPQAALVGYTNVGKSSLFNAVVAAGVKVEDRLFATLDPTVRRVELGRRGAMLLKDTVGLIRKLPHHLVASFRSTFEEAAEADLLVHVADAAHPRLDEQLATVDRVLDDSLLGELPRWLVFNKVDAAEPAVVRELRRRWPGAAFVSARTGEGVETLVQRLADRLLGLEVSLTLAVPLARQDIVAELSRRGVVLAWEAVDGRLDVRVQGPAALIARLERELAAGSEEVVG